In one window of Poriferisphaera corsica DNA:
- a CDS encoding phosphoadenylyl-sulfate reductase yields the protein MSPAISDHRSEEVRATIDLPEVNEQLNGKDATEIIAWAYENFESNLVMTSSFGAQAALMLHLVTRVVPNIPVIFIDTGYHFAETYQFADDLAERLNLNLKIYQANISPAYMEAKHGKLWEAGETDDEIVANLNKYDRLRKVEPMQRALSELEAASWLAGLRGQQTSHRSGLQTVAKQDGRYKVHPILTWSQKDVYEYLKANDLPTHPLYEQGYKSIGDWHSTRPIGADEDERAGRFKGLKQECGLHLPTSQEEGESRDASML from the coding sequence GTGTCACCAGCAATAAGCGATCATCGCTCAGAAGAGGTACGCGCCACGATTGACCTTCCGGAGGTCAACGAACAGTTGAATGGCAAGGATGCGACGGAGATTATCGCATGGGCGTATGAGAATTTCGAATCAAACCTAGTGATGACGTCATCGTTTGGTGCGCAAGCAGCGCTGATGTTGCATTTAGTTACACGCGTGGTGCCGAACATTCCGGTCATTTTTATTGATACAGGCTACCACTTTGCAGAAACGTATCAGTTCGCCGACGATTTGGCTGAACGTTTGAATTTAAATCTGAAGATTTATCAAGCCAATATTTCGCCAGCCTATATGGAAGCAAAGCATGGGAAGCTTTGGGAGGCGGGTGAGACGGATGATGAGATCGTTGCGAATCTGAACAAGTATGATCGTCTGCGTAAAGTTGAGCCGATGCAGCGAGCGCTTAGTGAGCTTGAAGCAGCATCATGGTTAGCGGGGTTGCGTGGGCAACAAACCTCTCACCGCTCGGGTTTACAGACAGTCGCAAAACAGGATGGGCGCTATAAGGTGCATCCGATTTTGACATGGTCGCAAAAAGATGTGTATGAATATTTGAAGGCAAATGACTTGCCAACACATCCGTTGTACGAACAGGGTTACAAGTCGATTGGAGATTGGCATTCGACGCGGCCGATTGGTGCGGATGAAGATGAGCGGGCCGGGCGGTTCAAAGGGTTGAAGCAGGAATGCGGTTTGCATCTACCGACCTCGCAGGAAGAGGGCGAATCACGTGACGCTTCGATGCTCTAA
- the folK gene encoding 2-amino-4-hydroxy-6-hydroxymethyldihydropteridine diphosphokinase, giving the protein MLMTDYYLAIGSNLGNRQAHLDFAIEQLTEIDTSDVITVSPIYETEPISGDGIPDDLPSFLNGVVHIKSSLTPLILLNELQRIETEAGRPPKKDRAFWGSRTLDIDMLLVEDLVIDKGPELIIPHPRMCERWFVLKPLADIAPDLIHPTRNTTIRTLLAQLDHQPASRYSGGRQTDSSPDQQHD; this is encoded by the coding sequence ATGCTTATGACGGATTACTACCTCGCTATCGGCAGCAACCTCGGCAATCGACAAGCTCATCTCGATTTTGCTATTGAGCAGCTCACTGAGATCGATACTTCCGATGTCATAACTGTCAGTCCAATCTATGAAACCGAACCCATTTCTGGCGACGGCATTCCGGATGACCTTCCTTCATTTCTAAATGGTGTTGTTCATATCAAAAGCTCACTTACACCTTTAATCCTTCTTAATGAACTCCAACGCATCGAAACAGAGGCCGGGCGGCCGCCTAAAAAAGATCGCGCCTTCTGGGGCTCACGTACCCTCGACATCGATATGCTCCTCGTAGAAGACCTTGTTATCGACAAGGGCCCCGAACTTATCATCCCACATCCACGTATGTGTGAGCGATGGTTCGTTCTCAAACCACTTGCAGACATCGCACCCGATCTCATCCACCCAACCCGTAATACCACGATTCGCACCCTTCTCGCTCAATTGGATCACCAACCCGCATCCCGCTATTCTGGCGGCAGACAAACCGATTCCTCTCCGGATCAACAACATGACTGA
- a CDS encoding radical SAM protein has product MTEATCRINEIFYSVQGESTWTGERCVFIRLSGCHLRCNYCDTEYAFREGSTMTHTQIHDQVRSMAPSCNLIEITGGEPLLQKSIHPLMTQLIDAGNTVLIETSGACDISTCDPRVIRIMDIKTPGSGESHRNDWNNIQHLNQNDEVKFVICDRVDYEWARNILEKYDLSNRAKAVLFSAAGQMPKSSEIQGIEGLNLRQLTDWVLQDNLPVKLQIQLHKIIWDPAARGV; this is encoded by the coding sequence ATGACTGAAGCGACTTGCCGTATCAATGAAATCTTCTACTCCGTCCAAGGCGAAAGCACTTGGACCGGCGAACGCTGTGTCTTTATCCGCCTCTCAGGTTGCCATCTTCGCTGTAATTACTGTGATACCGAGTACGCCTTCCGTGAAGGCTCAACCATGACTCATACTCAAATACACGATCAAGTCCGCAGTATGGCCCCTTCTTGCAACCTCATCGAAATCACAGGCGGAGAGCCACTTCTTCAAAAATCTATCCATCCATTGATGACTCAGCTCATCGATGCAGGCAATACCGTACTCATCGAAACCTCAGGAGCCTGCGATATCAGTACCTGCGATCCTCGCGTTATCCGTATTATGGACATCAAAACCCCCGGCAGCGGCGAGTCCCATCGTAACGATTGGAACAATATTCAACATCTCAATCAAAACGACGAGGTTAAATTCGTCATCTGCGACCGTGTTGATTATGAATGGGCCCGCAACATTCTCGAAAAATATGATCTCAGTAACCGAGCTAAAGCTGTCCTTTTCAGTGCCGCCGGTCAAATGCCCAAAAGCTCCGAGATTCAAGGCATCGAGGGCCTCAATCTCCGTCAACTCACTGACTGGGTTCTCCAAGATAACCTCCCAGTAAAACTCCAAATCCAGCTCCACAAGATCATCTGGGATCCCGCCGCACGAGGTGTGTAA
- the queD gene encoding 6-carboxytetrahydropterin synthase QueD — MKIALTKKIDFEAAHWLPKFPDGHKCRRLHGHSFKVDIVVEGECDPEMGYLMDFGDIKKVTAPLVDQLDHYCLNDIQGLENPTAETLAKWIYDKLIPHLPMLKLVRVHETCTSSAEYWGE; from the coding sequence ATGAAGATTGCTCTAACCAAAAAAATTGACTTCGAAGCCGCTCATTGGCTCCCCAAATTCCCTGACGGCCACAAATGCCGCCGTCTTCATGGCCACTCCTTCAAGGTCGACATCGTTGTCGAAGGCGAATGTGACCCTGAAATGGGCTACCTCATGGACTTCGGCGACATCAAAAAAGTCACCGCCCCTCTCGTCGATCAACTCGATCACTACTGCCTCAACGACATTCAAGGCCTGGAAAATCCCACAGCCGAAACACTCGCCAAATGGATCTACGACAAACTTATCCCTCACCTCCCCATGCTCAAACTCGTTCGCGTCCATGAAACCTGCACCTCCTCCGCAGAATACTGGGGTGAATAA
- the upp gene encoding uracil phosphoribosyltransferase: protein MLQVIKHPLIDHYLTRIRDIDTSCARFRDLVGCVGTLLAYEATRDVKQEEVEVQTPMEKCTGLRFANNVCIVPILRAGIGFSDAIVSLFPDAHIGHIGLFRNEDILEPVEYYKSLPIQIGQGPVLLVDPMLATGGSAIAAAKMLKEKGCKDIRFICLIAAPEGIEKFHIAHPDVPIYTAAVDRQLDENGYILPGLGDAGDRIFGTLEKH from the coding sequence ATGCTTCAGGTTATCAAGCACCCCCTCATCGACCACTACCTCACTCGTATTCGTGACATCGATACCTCTTGTGCACGCTTCCGTGACCTCGTTGGCTGCGTCGGCACGCTCCTTGCCTACGAAGCGACCCGTGACGTCAAACAAGAAGAAGTGGAAGTCCAGACCCCCATGGAAAAATGCACGGGTCTGCGCTTCGCTAACAACGTCTGTATCGTCCCCATCCTCCGAGCAGGCATCGGCTTCTCCGACGCCATCGTCTCGCTCTTCCCCGACGCCCACATCGGCCACATCGGCCTCTTCCGCAACGAAGACATCCTCGAGCCTGTTGAGTACTACAAATCACTTCCCATACAGATCGGCCAAGGCCCTGTCCTACTCGTCGACCCCATGCTCGCCACCGGCGGATCTGCTATCGCCGCAGCCAAAATGCTCAAAGAAAAAGGCTGTAAAGATATCCGCTTCATCTGCTTGATCGCTGCGCCCGAAGGCATCGAAAAATTCCACATCGCTCACCCCGATGTTCCCATCTACACCGCAGCAGTCGACCGCCAACTCGATGAGAACGGCTACATCCTACCCGGGCTCGGCGACGCCGGTGACCGCATCTTCGGCACACTCGAAAAGCATTAA
- a CDS encoding shikimate kinase, translated as MKIILLGYRGSGKSTVGQHVAKKLGWAFVDTDEVIVERFGGMSIAKIWSEYGERAFREKEVEVVKEACDGKGDAVIALGGGAVMQKGAFDAVVGCCDAVRVYLSAPAEVLYERISGDVKSDETRPSLTGKGTGLDEVREILAKRVETYQAASDVIVDVAAPELEQVSDEIIGLIGQQ; from the coding sequence ATGAAGATTATTCTGCTTGGTTATCGAGGTTCGGGGAAATCCACGGTCGGTCAACATGTGGCCAAGAAGCTTGGGTGGGCGTTTGTGGATACGGATGAGGTGATTGTGGAACGGTTTGGGGGGATGAGTATTGCCAAGATCTGGTCGGAATATGGCGAAAGGGCGTTTCGAGAGAAGGAAGTTGAAGTCGTGAAGGAAGCTTGCGATGGAAAGGGGGATGCGGTGATTGCTTTAGGGGGTGGGGCAGTGATGCAAAAGGGCGCGTTTGATGCGGTTGTGGGTTGCTGTGATGCGGTGCGAGTGTATCTGAGCGCACCGGCTGAAGTGCTATATGAGCGTATCAGTGGAGATGTGAAATCAGATGAGACACGGCCAAGCCTGACAGGGAAGGGCACGGGGCTGGATGAGGTGAGGGAAATTTTGGCGAAGCGAGTAGAAACGTATCAAGCGGCTTCGGATGTGATTGTGGATGTGGCAGCGCCTGAACTTGAGCAGGTGAGTGATGAGATTATTGGGCTGATAGGTCAACAATAA
- a CDS encoding DciA family protein, whose protein sequence is MDERVSQQHLQQLRDNRNFRDRDFSLSFLQRQFKNEIEKPFKQIAGLVEVWNRLVPEHIATHTRLESLSRGILRVSVESNSWLYELDKALRSGLQNQIISEFRGKAFRRVQLKVDPAPFFHEE, encoded by the coding sequence ATGGACGAGCGTGTCAGCCAGCAACACCTCCAGCAACTCCGTGACAATCGCAACTTCAGAGATCGCGATTTCTCGCTATCGTTCCTCCAAAGGCAATTCAAAAACGAGATCGAAAAGCCCTTCAAGCAGATTGCCGGCCTCGTTGAAGTCTGGAACAGGCTTGTCCCCGAACACATCGCCACACACACACGTCTCGAATCTCTCAGCCGAGGCATCCTCCGCGTCTCAGTCGAATCCAATAGTTGGCTTTACGAACTAGATAAAGCGCTCCGCAGTGGTCTGCAAAATCAAATCATTTCTGAATTCCGTGGTAAAGCCTTCCGACGTGTCCAGCTCAAAGTCGATCCCGCCCCATTCTTCCATGAAGAATAG
- a CDS encoding FHA domain-containing protein — MNVSLAMFKSDGLRRDFPITRGKVVIGRKNTCDLRIPLSSVSRQHCEITIDGDQVLLRDLGSSNGTLLNDNRVQESLLKAGDEITIGPVVFTVVVNGKPTNIKPIKTMLTGGGSGQREAAEKPQEGGDHTMVAQGESELTTAIAENDLDAQIAALEALANDDSDTGPIDLSEEDLKKIDIELADDDES, encoded by the coding sequence ATGAACGTCTCACTGGCGATGTTCAAATCTGACGGGCTTCGTCGTGATTTTCCGATCACGCGAGGCAAAGTGGTCATTGGCCGCAAGAACACTTGCGACCTGCGTATTCCTCTTTCGTCCGTATCGCGGCAGCATTGTGAGATCACGATTGATGGTGATCAGGTCTTGCTGCGGGATCTGGGTTCGAGTAATGGGACGCTGCTGAATGATAACCGTGTTCAGGAGTCATTGCTAAAGGCTGGCGATGAGATCACGATAGGGCCGGTTGTGTTTACGGTTGTGGTGAATGGCAAACCAACGAATATCAAGCCGATCAAGACGATGCTGACAGGTGGTGGATCAGGCCAGCGAGAAGCGGCTGAGAAGCCGCAAGAGGGCGGAGACCACACGATGGTTGCTCAAGGTGAATCTGAGCTGACTACAGCGATTGCGGAGAATGATCTTGATGCTCAAATTGCGGCACTTGAAGCGTTAGCCAATGATGATTCAGACACAGGGCCAATTGATCTCTCAGAAGAAGATTTGAAGAAGATCGATATTGAGTTGGCTGATGACGATGAATCTTGA
- the hemW gene encoding radical SAM family heme chaperone HemW — protein sequence MQQPKQVISGHRVTLFQPTQNALGLYLHIPFCFHKCHYCDFYSIVDSDLQHKSRQKHFTDALCCELLAANDQSPLPVRTIFVGGGTPTLLKPHFWQKILETLHKILDFDLIDEFTVEANPETVTPELMRLFSSQGVNRISIGAQSFDTSLLKVLERWHDPQNVLKAIDTARDAGIHNINLDMIFAIPSQTLTRLESDLSAVLALQPDHISDYSLIFEPNTPLTQKRNMGLIAPLPEDAERDMYQLVIDRLTSAGYDHYEISNYAKSSNNPDLPAWGNQCLHNLLYWHNANWLGFGPAAASHMNGHRWKNLPHLGKYIEGSPTPPTTDHEYLSRRDRLGEALMLGLRLRQGVPITWIDSNIPSTDPRHQTIAELKQINMLEVRDQSLRLTDQGLFVADAVIAKLL from the coding sequence GTGCAGCAACCTAAGCAAGTCATTTCTGGGCACAGAGTTACCTTATTCCAACCTACGCAGAATGCGCTCGGGCTTTACCTCCATATCCCTTTCTGCTTCCATAAGTGCCATTACTGCGATTTTTACAGTATCGTCGACTCTGACCTCCAGCATAAGTCGCGACAGAAGCATTTTACTGACGCACTCTGTTGTGAATTATTAGCTGCTAACGACCAGTCCCCACTCCCTGTTCGAACCATTTTTGTGGGTGGTGGAACCCCCACACTCTTAAAACCTCATTTTTGGCAAAAAATCCTTGAAACACTCCACAAAATCCTCGATTTCGACCTCATAGATGAATTTACCGTCGAGGCAAATCCTGAAACCGTCACACCGGAACTAATGCGACTTTTTTCCTCCCAGGGCGTCAATCGCATCTCAATCGGGGCCCAATCTTTCGACACCTCCCTCCTCAAAGTCCTCGAGCGTTGGCATGACCCGCAGAACGTCCTAAAAGCCATCGACACCGCTCGAGACGCCGGTATTCACAACATTAATCTCGACATGATCTTCGCCATCCCTTCCCAGACTCTCACCCGTCTCGAGTCCGATCTAAGCGCCGTCCTTGCCCTGCAGCCCGACCATATCTCAGATTATTCGCTCATTTTCGAGCCGAACACACCCCTCACTCAAAAACGCAATATGGGGCTCATCGCCCCGCTCCCCGAAGACGCAGAGCGTGATATGTACCAACTTGTGATCGATCGCCTCACTTCCGCAGGCTACGACCATTACGAAATATCCAACTACGCAAAATCTTCTAACAACCCTGATCTCCCCGCCTGGGGCAATCAGTGCCTCCACAATCTTCTCTACTGGCATAACGCCAACTGGCTCGGTTTCGGCCCCGCCGCCGCCTCTCATATGAACGGCCATCGCTGGAAAAATCTCCCTCATCTCGGCAAATATATCGAGGGCTCACCCACGCCGCCAACCACCGACCATGAATACCTCTCACGCCGTGACCGTCTTGGCGAAGCTCTCATGTTAGGCCTCCGACTCCGTCAAGGCGTACCTATTACATGGATAGATTCAAATATCCCATCCACTGATCCGCGTCACCAAACCATTGCAGAACTCAAACAAATCAACATGCTCGAAGTTCGTGATCAATCACTCCGTCTCACCGATCAAGGGCTTTTTGTTGCCGATGCCGTGATCGCCAAACTCTTATAA
- the secA gene encoding preprotein translocase subunit SecA produces the protein MFIPYVSKAFTSVFGSRNERLLKQYQRRVMMINELEGQIRQLTDSEIKAKTAEFQERVKGGENAVDMLPEVMAVAREAMDRAVGMRNIFNDAHEFDASKLPAELQGVYAEIKAKADALEPEPVLGGAPAPGYLQVDVPNAIYDAVRELYPLSKPPFRARPFDVQLIGGMVLGEGKIAEMKTGEGKTIVAPLACYVACVDDLKCHVVTVNDYLVQRDRDWVFPFYYALGLTVGAIHPYHMQPPQEKVMAYQCNVLYATNSELGFDYLRDNMKLTAEEQVQKRRDFVIVDEIDSILVDEARTPLIISGPAHQDAPKYGEANKISAHLVAMQKEWDAKDKFVQQTIMKIKGLEGDIRNARDKAAVPAMKDEMKQLETQLPELEADRDQFTQYYEVEIDKKAVHLTHEGIAEAQKEAGVGSFYVGQNMDFPHLLENALRAHVVYKRDKDYVVREGEVIIVDEFTGRLMIGRQWSDGLHQAVESKESVKIKEETQTLATVTIQNFFKLYKRLAGMTGTAVTEATEFLEIYGLEVICIPTNLPISRTDRDDLIYLSEKDKWNAIVDEIKRTHDVGRPVLVGTTSVERSEMLSRGLKQKYGIKHEVLNAKVDQAERESNIVANAGELGAVMIATNMAGRGTDIRLGQIGREQLVKHWQLRNMLPKSANAEMGDEELVAAAYRHLAVTETELDKKEAAGMSDDELKLEFLRYLCAKDAWTEPKKARGMNLEQCEKMLDGLPEYYLHRLTICTNIEEMGGLHIIGTERHESRRIDNQLRGRSGRQGDQGSSRFFISLEDDLMKMFAGKTTLSALSKLGMKEGDAIEHRWVTKSVERAQRKVEERNYEIRKNLLEYDEVMEYQRNTFYGIRQDVLEGKNVRQIIFEYITESVADAVDFYKDKLYAKRQVAEWVKSEMDVMIEPSRLHLEDLEELKGIVLKNARGEIGQIIDVTIGEYLSDDLPPAEWDVRGLVSWAKSRFDVKLNQGEVSKMNSREVSSILSDKACEQIDKTDFSGVAKYLEKHLGEKELAAWARNKFGVELVPQDMVDMPAEECLDMILDKAREAYQQRELNYPIEFILDIVYQGAQQDQNWAVDQLINWVKQRYDFELSAEEVDGKNGKELFEYLRKEGEPWILGDKLETQIKEEISKKNNDPMLLAQWFRDRFNVEMEDELFKEKEDIEGFMIEKGEELLRLELGQLERYVLLQILDQAWKDHLYGMDQLKDSVGLRGYAEKDPRIEYKREGANHFLEMQKNVRDRVTDLIFRARLTPNVQVQNAYAGQQEKHEEFASAAAGQGTDSQQQDMAAADKAGGEDEAPRSRRARRAKQARGRHGGEGGESSKPAGKTYKQRRRKR, from the coding sequence ATGTTTATTCCTTACGTTAGTAAAGCGTTTACTTCGGTATTTGGTTCCCGCAATGAGCGTTTGCTGAAGCAATATCAGCGGCGTGTGATGATGATTAATGAGTTAGAAGGGCAGATTCGTCAGTTGACGGACTCGGAGATCAAGGCGAAGACCGCGGAGTTTCAGGAGCGTGTGAAGGGTGGCGAGAATGCGGTGGATATGCTGCCTGAGGTGATGGCGGTTGCGCGTGAGGCAATGGACCGTGCGGTGGGTATGCGAAACATATTTAATGATGCGCATGAGTTTGATGCATCGAAACTTCCTGCGGAATTGCAGGGTGTTTATGCTGAGATCAAGGCGAAGGCAGATGCGCTTGAGCCTGAGCCGGTATTGGGTGGTGCTCCTGCGCCGGGGTACTTGCAGGTTGATGTGCCGAACGCGATTTACGATGCGGTACGGGAGTTGTATCCGTTATCGAAGCCTCCGTTCAGGGCGCGGCCGTTCGATGTACAGTTGATTGGTGGTATGGTTTTGGGTGAGGGCAAGATTGCTGAGATGAAGACGGGGGAAGGCAAGACGATTGTTGCGCCGCTGGCTTGTTATGTGGCGTGTGTGGATGATTTGAAGTGTCATGTGGTGACGGTGAATGATTACCTGGTACAACGTGACCGTGACTGGGTGTTCCCGTTTTACTATGCGTTGGGTTTAACGGTGGGTGCGATCCATCCATATCACATGCAGCCGCCACAAGAAAAGGTGATGGCTTATCAGTGTAATGTGCTGTACGCGACTAACTCTGAGTTAGGGTTTGATTATCTGCGTGATAATATGAAGCTGACGGCTGAGGAGCAGGTACAGAAGAGGCGTGACTTTGTGATTGTTGACGAGATCGACTCGATTCTGGTTGACGAGGCGAGGACGCCATTGATTATCTCGGGACCGGCACATCAGGATGCACCAAAGTATGGTGAAGCGAACAAGATTTCTGCTCATCTGGTGGCGATGCAGAAAGAATGGGACGCAAAGGATAAATTTGTTCAGCAGACGATTATGAAGATCAAGGGGCTGGAGGGCGATATCCGTAACGCTCGGGACAAAGCGGCGGTTCCTGCGATGAAGGATGAGATGAAGCAACTGGAGACACAGTTGCCTGAGCTTGAAGCGGATCGTGATCAGTTTACGCAGTATTACGAGGTAGAAATCGATAAGAAGGCAGTGCATCTGACGCATGAAGGGATTGCGGAGGCGCAAAAGGAAGCGGGGGTTGGATCGTTCTATGTGGGGCAGAATATGGACTTTCCACACCTGCTTGAAAATGCATTGCGTGCTCACGTGGTATATAAGCGTGACAAGGATTATGTGGTGCGTGAAGGGGAAGTGATTATTGTTGACGAGTTCACGGGCCGCTTGATGATTGGACGCCAGTGGTCGGATGGTCTACATCAGGCGGTTGAATCAAAAGAATCGGTGAAGATCAAGGAAGAAACGCAGACACTTGCGACGGTGACGATCCAGAACTTCTTCAAGCTGTACAAGCGGCTTGCGGGTATGACAGGGACGGCTGTGACTGAGGCGACGGAGTTCCTTGAGATTTATGGTCTTGAGGTGATTTGTATTCCGACGAACTTGCCGATTTCGAGAACGGATAGGGATGACCTGATTTATCTTTCAGAAAAAGATAAATGGAATGCGATTGTTGATGAGATCAAGCGGACGCATGATGTGGGGCGGCCGGTGTTGGTGGGTACGACTTCGGTTGAGCGTAGTGAGATGTTGTCTCGGGGCTTGAAACAGAAATATGGGATTAAGCATGAGGTCTTGAACGCGAAGGTTGACCAGGCGGAGCGCGAGTCGAATATCGTTGCGAATGCTGGTGAGCTTGGTGCGGTGATGATCGCAACGAATATGGCGGGGCGTGGTACGGACATTCGTTTGGGACAGATTGGTCGTGAGCAGTTGGTGAAGCATTGGCAGTTGCGAAATATGCTGCCTAAGAGTGCGAATGCAGAGATGGGGGATGAGGAACTTGTCGCGGCGGCGTATCGTCATCTTGCTGTAACGGAGACTGAACTGGACAAAAAAGAAGCGGCGGGGATGAGCGATGATGAGTTGAAGCTTGAATTCCTGCGGTATTTGTGTGCGAAGGATGCATGGACTGAGCCCAAGAAGGCGCGGGGAATGAACCTTGAGCAATGCGAGAAAATGCTTGATGGTTTGCCTGAGTATTACCTTCACCGATTGACGATCTGCACAAATATTGAAGAGATGGGCGGGTTGCACATTATTGGTACAGAACGTCATGAATCACGCCGAATTGATAATCAGTTGCGCGGTCGCTCGGGACGTCAGGGTGATCAAGGTTCTTCACGATTCTTCATCTCGCTTGAAGATGATTTGATGAAGATGTTTGCAGGCAAGACGACGCTGAGCGCGCTGTCGAAACTGGGCATGAAAGAAGGGGACGCGATTGAGCATCGATGGGTGACGAAGAGTGTTGAACGTGCTCAGAGAAAGGTTGAAGAGCGGAACTATGAGATCCGTAAGAACCTGCTTGAGTATGACGAGGTGATGGAGTATCAGCGAAACACGTTCTATGGGATCAGGCAGGATGTGCTTGAAGGCAAGAATGTGAGACAGATTATCTTTGAGTACATCACGGAATCCGTGGCTGATGCGGTAGATTTTTATAAAGACAAATTGTATGCAAAACGTCAGGTTGCTGAATGGGTTAAGAGTGAGATGGACGTGATGATCGAGCCATCCAGACTGCATTTGGAGGACTTGGAAGAGTTGAAGGGGATCGTGCTTAAGAATGCACGGGGTGAGATTGGTCAGATTATTGACGTGACGATTGGTGAGTATTTGTCGGATGATTTGCCGCCTGCGGAGTGGGATGTGAGAGGGCTGGTGAGTTGGGCGAAATCGCGGTTTGATGTGAAGCTGAACCAAGGCGAGGTTTCAAAGATGAACTCGCGTGAGGTTTCATCGATTCTGAGTGACAAGGCTTGCGAACAGATTGATAAAACGGACTTCTCGGGTGTTGCGAAATACTTAGAGAAGCATCTGGGCGAAAAAGAATTAGCGGCTTGGGCGCGTAATAAATTTGGTGTGGAGTTGGTGCCTCAGGATATGGTTGATATGCCTGCGGAAGAATGCTTGGACATGATTTTGGATAAGGCGCGTGAGGCGTATCAACAGCGCGAGCTCAATTACCCGATTGAGTTTATCTTGGATATTGTTTATCAAGGTGCTCAGCAGGATCAGAACTGGGCGGTTGACCAGCTGATCAATTGGGTGAAGCAGCGTTACGATTTTGAGTTGTCGGCTGAAGAGGTTGATGGGAAGAATGGCAAAGAGCTGTTTGAGTATTTGCGTAAAGAAGGCGAGCCTTGGATCTTGGGTGATAAGCTTGAGACGCAAATTAAAGAGGAAATTTCGAAGAAAAATAACGATCCAATGCTGCTGGCACAGTGGTTCAGGGATCGGTTCAATGTTGAGATGGAAGATGAACTCTTTAAAGAGAAAGAAGATATTGAAGGGTTCATGATCGAGAAGGGAGAAGAACTTCTGCGATTGGAATTAGGGCAGTTGGAGCGATATGTACTACTGCAGATTCTCGATCAGGCTTGGAAGGATCATTTGTACGGAATGGACCAACTGAAAGATTCGGTGGGTCTACGTGGGTATGCTGAGAAGGATCCTCGAATTGAGTATAAGCGTGAAGGTGCGAACCACTTCTTGGAAATGCAGAAGAATGTGCGTGATCGTGTGACGGATTTGATATTCAGAGCAAGATTGACGCCGAATGTTCAGGTGCAGAATGCTTATGCTGGGCAACAGGAGAAGCATGAAGAGTTTGCATCGGCTGCTGCAGGGCAGGGTACTGATTCGCAACAGCAGGATATGGCTGCGGCGGATAAAGCTGGTGGTGAGGATGAGGCGCCACGTTCACGCCGAGCGCGGCGTGCGAAACAGGCAAGAGGACGGCATGGCGGTGAAGGGGGAGAATCATCGAAACCAGCTGGAAAGACCTATAAGCAACGGCGCAGAAAACGCTAA